In one window of Episyrphus balteatus chromosome 3, idEpiBalt1.1, whole genome shotgun sequence DNA:
- the LOC129915390 gene encoding uncharacterized protein LOC129915390 isoform X1 codes for MLPPSQTQKCAMVQLYCSEQIAIPETFPNILKTYAKAAIRTQPYDLLRWSADYFRCLANNAPPPAKIRLERACRQGSITKGYLKVLVAQVGKGFFISRCLLQERWKALCLDEDDLLKYLSLCRMLNWPQVHWLKVLAVMIGSLNESPNDTMVMLCELLTDDMDGGLARIPYWMFKICYTFVAKLECSQEQCFVNGQLVLPWGDLEEATPMQRLPRVLSASLLKDTIITSCKAKFDKSYYKGVPCPVDSSSDTTTMDFMINSNLGDAKELFDKCEDFDTIMLLLQDAQTKPLTEEDFKGPHYISEKQLEKAHKKEEKLHTLRQQQAENSANNANEVIQQEAFQMLHEVGPPWTWLHQFTEKGQNTASYNFIDQESIKSFITGDCTSSVESFDLIKEEPKEIDEKSSSSSCKQVGLELENKSSIESLKSLIEEAEKQHKCDTDKTSSVISFLKSDEQTILQLTGEPFEPRLNLPEVISILERAEANGLVFSSLEQIIDHIRKSYLGNVADFPTITTKPEKHPPSCQIDDISLLPSNEGSISIPSEWKETIPKQVNKPPPTIDPTQPSESKLDEGHTASTQKDEITKVFENTVGIPPEQVAKMPKFCFETKDEDELVLGLVPVAKPLEKVELEEDMGSVLSRSSADGIHVSGSEGGYRQDDEDILKDESEVSPKEKALVGDRDYFCCMTAPTLKPPTYEPPQQYHCTIKAMPGIGATVSQKTIDDFLAFLRVRSRSQRGLINPRNFKEERCPAMVDTTLHLSN; via the exons ATGTTACCGCCAAGTCAAACTCAAAAGTGTGCTATGGTGCAGTTGTATTGTTCGGAGCAAATTGCTATTCCAGAAACTTTTCCAAATATACTAAAAACCTACGCTAAAG CTGCCATTCGCACACAACCATACGATTTACTCAGATGGTCGGCTGACTATTTTCGTTGCTTGGCAAATAACGCACCACCTCCGGCAAAAATCCGTTTAGAACGAGCTTGCCGACAAGGTAGCATAACAAAAGGATACTTAAAGGTGCTCGTCGCTCAG GTCGGAAAAGGATTCTTCATTAGCCGTTGCTTACTGCAGGAACGTTGGAAGGCCCTTTGCCTGGACGAG GATGATCTGCTTAAGTACTTATCACTTTGCCGGATGTTGAATTGGCCTCAAGTTCACTGGCTGAAGGTGCTTGCCGTAATGATTGGATCCTTGAACGAG TCGCCAAACGACACCATGGTGATGCTGTGCGAACTATTGACTGATGACATGGATGGTGGTCTGGCAAGGATACCATATTGGATGTTCAAGATCTGTTACACCTTTGTGGCAAAGCTGGAGTGTTCACAGGAGCAATGTTTCGTTAATGGTCAATTGGTGCT ACCTTGGGGGGATTTGGAGGAGGCGACAccaatgcaaagactgccacgAGTCCTGTCCGCTTCATTATTAAAGGACACTATTATCACATCCTGCAAGGCGAAATTTGATAAGTCTTACTACAAAGGG GTTCCTTGTCCTGTAGATAGTTCATCTGATACTACCACCATGGACTTTATGATAAACTCCAATTTAGGTGACGCAAAAGAACTTTTTGACAAATGTGAAGATTTTGACACAATAATGTTGCTTCTTCAAGAT GCTCAAACCAAACCACTTACCGAAGAGGATTTCAAAGGTCCACATTATATTTCTGAAAAACAATTGgaaaaagctcacaaaaaagaagaaaaattgcaTACCTTGCGTCAACAACAAGCTGAAAATTCAGCAAATAATGCAAATGAAGTAATACAACAAGAAGCTTTTCAAATGCTACACGAAGTTGGTCCACCATGGACATGGTTGCATCAGTTCACCGAAAAAGGTCAAAACACAGCCAGTTACAATTTCATTGATCAAGAATCTATTAAATCTTTTATAACTGGAGATTGTACTTCGTCCGTTGAAAGTTTTGATCTAATCAAAGAGGAACCCAAAGAAATAGACGAGAAATCTTCAAGCTCATCTTGCAAGCAAGTTGGATTAGAATTAGAAAATAAATCCAGCATCGAGAGCTTAAAATCTCTTATCGAAGAAGCAGAAAAACAACATAAATGTGATACTGACAAAACTTCAAGTGTTATCTCTTTTCTCAAATCAGATGAACAAACTATTCTTCAATTAACTGGAGAACCTTTCGAACCTCGCTTGAATTTGCCAGAAGTAATAAGTATTCTTGAGAGAGCTGAAGCTAATGGTTTAGTATTCTCTAGCCTCGAACAAATCATAGATCACATCAGAAAGTCATATTTGGGTAATGTTGCTGACTTTCCAACAATAACAACCAAACCAGAAAAACATCCTCCATCGTGTCAGATTGATGATATTTCCTTGCTACCAAGTAATGAAGGATCAATTTCCATTCCATCAGAATGGAAAGAAACAATACCAAAACAAGTTAACAAACCTCCCCCAACAATTGACCCAACTCAACCATCAGAATCAAAACTTGACGAAGGACATACTGCTTCAACTCAAAAGGACGAAATTACAAAAGTCTTTGAAAATACCGTGGGAATACCACCCGAACAAGTAGCCAAGATGCCAAAGTTCTGTTTCGAAACAAAAGATGAAGATGAATTGGTTCTGGGATTGGTCCCAGTGGCAAAACCTTTGGAAAAAGTCGAACTAGAAGAAGATATGGGATCAGTTCTTTCGCGTAGCTCAGCGGACGGAATTCATGTATCAGGAAGTGAAGGTGGCTATCGTCAGGATGATGAAGATATATTAAAAGATGAATCAGAAGTATCCCCTAAAGAGAAGGCCTTAGTTGGTGACAGGGATTATTTTTGCTGT